In one Gemmatimonadota bacterium genomic region, the following are encoded:
- a CDS encoding efflux RND transporter permease subunit has protein sequence MRLFDILAAQRRVIYLVVVLLSVGGVWLARSLPSAIYPELLFPRITIVAEGSSLGARQVEFSVTRPLEEAVSTVPGVTRVTSKSIRGAAEISVTFTPATDMQSALQLAQTRVSQIRNTLPSEVNVEVARLTPSLFPILSYNLEGTDPSTLYDIARYQIRPIISRVPGVGRVDVQGSSIREIEVVADPSTLAAQGLTYNDLATAIQNAISPAAVGRAARDYKQYLIVTDQEAHSVADVGAVVLPNGLHVRDVATVQMGAEDQVMLVRGDGRPAALLNITRQPGGNTVDIADSVASIAATIRKTLPPGVILKPVYDQAALVREAVTSVRDAMIIGAVLAIIVLFAFLRHGRITAVSATAIPLTMAITVFVMSMIGQTFNLMTLGAMAIAVGLVIDDAVVITENIARHLSFTPDRHLAIRDALQELILPVTTSTITTVVVFLPLGLLTGVVGQFFKALSITLTIAVIVSLFLAITLIPLLSEQFVRASDASVEQPGVKRSGILHHIGRGLDSLADIYERSLVSVLRHVWIMIGGAVLLVILGVVAARFTGTGFLPEMDEGAFVLDYFTPGGTALSETDREVHIAEKILAQTSEISGTSRRTGAELGLFATQQNVGDLVARLVPESKRSRSIFEVMDDVRGKISTAVPRLHIEFVQILSDVINDLAGAARPVEIKLFGDDLNQLETYARSISDPLGKVAGVEDLFNGVSEPSAEILLHVGSAESARAGLTPTGVGDVVQGALMGVPAGEVRAADRAIGVRVRAPDAVRFDANKLGDLPLVSTATRSAVPLSAVATLTPTETRAELDRENQQQMIAITSDVSGRALSGVMTDVKRVLAAHPPPAGIRVELGGQYAGQQEAFHALLLVLLLAALSVTAVMVVQFQSFVEPLVVLVVAPISFVGAVVLLLITGTQLNVSSFMGLILLVGLIVKNGIILLDFTRYRMVHDDVPLEIGLRDAARTRLRPILMTTLCTLFGLLPLALGLGAGSELQRPLALAVIGGLALSTPITLYMVPSLLVLIRGREYRIARPEADTSLAAPRATAP, from the coding sequence GTGCGTCTTTTTGACATCCTCGCAGCGCAGCGACGCGTCATATATCTGGTTGTCGTACTGCTCAGTGTAGGCGGTGTGTGGTTGGCTCGCTCGCTACCATCGGCGATCTATCCCGAATTGCTCTTTCCGCGTATCACGATCGTTGCCGAGGGCTCATCCCTTGGCGCCCGGCAGGTGGAGTTCTCGGTCACGCGTCCGTTGGAGGAGGCGGTGAGCACGGTGCCAGGTGTCACTCGCGTGACATCCAAATCCATTCGTGGCGCCGCTGAGATATCCGTGACGTTCACGCCGGCGACAGACATGCAGTCTGCACTGCAGCTGGCACAGACGCGCGTGAGCCAGATACGTAATACGCTCCCCAGCGAGGTGAACGTCGAAGTCGCGCGGCTCACCCCGTCGCTCTTTCCGATTCTATCGTACAATCTGGAGGGGACCGATCCGTCGACACTGTACGACATCGCGCGTTACCAGATCCGGCCGATCATATCCCGCGTTCCGGGTGTGGGGCGGGTGGATGTGCAGGGAAGCAGCATCCGGGAGATCGAAGTCGTAGCCGACCCATCGACACTTGCCGCGCAGGGCCTCACGTACAACGATCTTGCGACGGCAATTCAGAATGCAATCTCGCCGGCGGCGGTAGGACGCGCTGCACGCGACTACAAGCAGTATCTGATCGTAACGGATCAGGAAGCCCACTCCGTCGCCGACGTCGGAGCCGTTGTTCTACCAAACGGCTTGCACGTTCGCGACGTCGCAACTGTACAGATGGGTGCGGAGGATCAGGTGATGCTCGTGCGGGGCGATGGCAGGCCAGCCGCATTGCTGAACATCACGCGACAACCCGGTGGGAACACGGTCGACATAGCGGATAGTGTTGCTTCGATTGCCGCGACGATCCGGAAGACCCTTCCACCTGGCGTCATTCTCAAGCCTGTGTACGATCAGGCCGCACTCGTTCGCGAGGCTGTGACATCCGTACGCGACGCGATGATCATCGGTGCCGTGCTCGCGATAATAGTGCTCTTCGCATTCCTGCGACATGGACGCATTACTGCCGTGAGTGCGACCGCCATCCCGCTTACGATGGCGATCACGGTCTTCGTCATGTCCATGATCGGGCAGACGTTCAATTTGATGACGCTGGGAGCGATGGCGATCGCTGTAGGTCTCGTCATCGATGATGCGGTGGTAATCACCGAGAACATAGCGCGACACCTGTCATTCACCCCGGACAGGCACCTCGCCATCCGTGATGCGCTCCAGGAACTGATCCTGCCGGTCACGACTTCCACGATCACCACTGTGGTTGTATTTCTACCCCTCGGCCTGCTCACGGGAGTCGTTGGCCAGTTCTTCAAGGCGCTTTCGATTACGCTCACGATAGCCGTGATCGTATCGCTGTTTCTCGCCATCACGCTCATACCCTTGCTCAGCGAGCAGTTCGTGCGTGCGAGCGACGCCTCGGTTGAGCAGCCTGGTGTGAAAAGGAGCGGCATACTTCACCACATCGGCCGTGGACTCGATTCGCTCGCGGACATTTATGAACGGTCGCTCGTCAGCGTTCTGCGTCATGTCTGGATAATGATCGGAGGCGCGGTCCTGCTCGTGATTCTCGGTGTGGTCGCGGCACGCTTCACCGGAACTGGATTCCTGCCGGAGATGGACGAGGGCGCTTTCGTACTCGACTATTTCACGCCCGGCGGAACGGCGCTGTCGGAAACGGATCGCGAGGTTCACATCGCAGAGAAGATTCTCGCGCAGACATCCGAGATATCAGGCACCTCTCGCCGAACCGGCGCCGAGCTCGGCCTCTTCGCGACGCAGCAGAACGTGGGCGATCTGGTGGCGCGCCTCGTTCCCGAATCCAAGCGGTCGCGGAGCATCTTCGAGGTGATGGATGACGTTCGCGGCAAGATCTCCACTGCCGTACCCCGGTTGCATATCGAGTTCGTTCAGATTCTGTCGGATGTCATCAACGATCTCGCCGGTGCCGCGCGCCCGGTCGAGATCAAGCTGTTCGGGGACGACCTGAACCAGCTGGAGACCTACGCGCGCTCGATCAGCGATCCGCTCGGCAAGGTCGCCGGAGTCGAGGATCTGTTCAACGGTGTGAGCGAACCCAGCGCGGAGATATTGCTGCATGTCGGTTCGGCGGAGTCGGCGCGCGCGGGACTCACGCCCACCGGTGTCGGTGACGTCGTGCAGGGGGCGCTGATGGGCGTTCCCGCCGGCGAGGTACGTGCCGCTGACCGCGCGATTGGCGTTCGTGTGCGTGCGCCAGACGCAGTCCGGTTCGATGCAAACAAGCTTGGAGATCTCCCACTCGTATCTACGGCTACACGTAGCGCCGTTCCGTTGTCCGCCGTTGCTACACTCACGCCGACTGAGACGCGCGCGGAGCTGGATCGGGAGAATCAGCAGCAGATGATCGCGATCACGAGCGACGTCAGCGGTCGCGCGTTGAGTGGCGTGATGACAGATGTCAAGCGTGTTCTCGCGGCACATCCACCGCCAGCGGGTATCCGCGTTGAGCTGGGCGGGCAGTACGCAGGTCAGCAGGAGGCCTTTCACGCATTGCTCCTCGTACTGCTGCTCGCCGCGCTCAGCGTCACGGCTGTCATGGTGGTGCAGTTCCAGTCGTTTGTCGAGCCGCTCGTAGTCCTCGTGGTGGCGCCGATCTCATTCGTCGGCGCTGTGGTCCTGCTATTGATCACCGGCACGCAACTGAACGTATCCTCGTTCATGGGTCTCATTCTGCTGGTGGGACTGATCGTGAAGAATGGAATCATACTCCTCGACTTCACGCGCTATCGGATGGTGCATGACGACGTTCCGCTCGAGATCGGATTGCGCGATGCCGCGCGTACACGTCTGCGCCCCATTCTCATGACCACGCTCTGCACTCTGTTCGGGTTGCTTCCGCTTGCGTTGGGGCTCGGGGCGGGAAGCGAGCTGCAGCGTCCGCTGGCGCTCGCGGTAATCGGAGGGCTGGCGCTCTCCACGCCAATCACGCTTTACATGGTGCCGAGTTTGCTCGTGCTGATCCGCGGCCGCGAGTATCGTATCGCTCGTCCGGAAGCCGACACCAGTCTGGCAGCTCCTAGGGCGACCGCACCTTAA
- a CDS encoding TolC family protein, producing MTTITCAVRSMQSARTLWCAGALAILSVVPVLHAQQPLSRSEAIRAALGKSVLVTAISADTLAAAARLRSAREYPNPSLTMSYSKDAPQNHFSFDVPLDLPGIRGARVRAAEAARASARFGFLAARAAIELNVDTMYTTAQGAELRAALSHATAVDAAKLLSDTKARRDAGDASDLDVNLAEVSAAEAANAANADSLEAIDTRLELQAAMGLRGDTVVVALRDSLAAPSIRIAPAASDATETPTVAAASAAVTSAQQTLIFQRRSVFGVPSIQFGADAKDPTGAEKGLLPTVGVALPIPFFNRNGGAIEAAHADVTRAQAELAIARLNAATELARAYRTQSVAESRIGRDRTIMDAATRNVSMAERAYTAGEMAIGNILETRRAQHDAQAQYVTDLVAANVASALVRVLTANGVTQ from the coding sequence GTGACGACCATCACATGTGCCGTCAGGTCAATGCAGAGCGCCCGCACGCTCTGGTGTGCGGGCGCGCTCGCGATCCTGAGCGTCGTTCCCGTCCTTCACGCCCAACAGCCGCTGAGCCGTTCAGAGGCGATTCGGGCGGCGCTCGGCAAGTCCGTGCTGGTGACGGCGATAAGCGCGGACACGCTCGCGGCGGCCGCACGGCTCAGATCGGCGCGCGAGTATCCCAATCCTTCGCTGACGATGTCCTACTCGAAGGACGCACCGCAGAACCACTTTTCCTTCGACGTTCCGCTGGACCTGCCGGGAATTCGCGGCGCACGCGTCCGAGCGGCTGAAGCGGCTCGCGCCAGCGCACGATTCGGCTTTCTTGCCGCACGCGCCGCAATAGAGCTGAACGTCGATACGATGTACACGACGGCCCAGGGTGCGGAGCTTCGCGCGGCGCTGTCGCACGCGACTGCCGTTGACGCGGCAAAGCTGTTGAGCGACACGAAGGCGCGTAGAGATGCTGGTGATGCGAGCGACCTGGACGTGAACCTCGCGGAAGTATCAGCAGCGGAGGCGGCGAACGCCGCTAATGCCGACTCGCTCGAAGCCATAGATACCCGACTCGAATTGCAGGCGGCAATGGGGCTTCGTGGCGATACGGTCGTCGTTGCCTTGCGCGATTCCCTTGCGGCCCCGTCGATCCGGATCGCGCCAGCCGCGTCGGACGCGACTGAGACGCCTACTGTCGCCGCGGCAAGCGCCGCGGTGACGTCTGCGCAGCAGACTCTCATCTTTCAGCGTCGCAGCGTGTTCGGCGTGCCGTCGATCCAATTTGGAGCGGATGCGAAGGATCCCACCGGTGCAGAGAAGGGACTGCTGCCAACGGTCGGCGTTGCTCTTCCGATTCCGTTCTTCAACCGCAACGGCGGCGCGATCGAAGCGGCGCACGCCGATGTTACACGGGCCCAGGCGGAACTGGCGATCGCACGACTGAACGCAGCCACGGAGCTCGCTCGGGCGTATCGTACGCAGTCGGTCGCGGAGTCGCGCATCGGGCGCGATCGCACGATCATGGATGCAGCTACCCGGAACGTATCGATGGCGGAACGCGCATATACCGCGGGAGAGATGGCGATCGGCAACATTCTCGAGACCAGGCGAGCTCAGCACGACGCACAGGCACAGTACGTCACGGACCTCGTGGCTGCAAACGTCGCCTCGGCGCTGGTTCGCGTACTCACCGCAAACGGAGTCACGCAATGA
- the ccsA gene encoding cytochrome c biogenesis protein CcsA, with amino-acid sequence MKFSKLGVVAVLAVIGVYIRAIYFTPFDALQGPAQKILYVHAPSAWVGLYLAFGLVFITSVLYLWLKDPKLDRVASSSAEVGFVFTSVVLITGPLWAKPIWGAYWTWDARLTLTLFLWFIYAGYIILRGAIDDFEMRARFSAVLGILGALLVPFIHLSVYFFRTMHPMPVLLKPSAPSMPSDMVITLVSAFGALTLLYAWLLHERYLLATERDAALEGRS; translated from the coding sequence ATGAAGTTCTCAAAACTTGGAGTTGTGGCGGTCCTCGCGGTGATCGGCGTGTACATCCGGGCGATCTACTTCACGCCATTCGACGCGTTGCAGGGTCCGGCGCAGAAGATCCTCTACGTTCACGCGCCGTCGGCGTGGGTTGGACTGTATCTGGCGTTCGGACTCGTGTTCATCACGAGCGTGCTGTACCTCTGGCTCAAGGATCCAAAGCTCGATCGCGTAGCGTCGAGTTCCGCCGAGGTGGGATTCGTCTTTACGTCGGTGGTGCTCATCACCGGTCCGCTCTGGGCGAAACCGATATGGGGCGCATACTGGACGTGGGACGCGCGCCTGACCCTGACGCTGTTTCTCTGGTTCATCTACGCAGGCTACATAATTCTACGCGGCGCGATCGATGACTTCGAAATGCGCGCGCGATTTTCGGCTGTGCTGGGGATTCTCGGCGCCCTGCTTGTTCCGTTCATACATCTGAGCGTGTACTTCTTCCGAACGATGCACCCCATGCCGGTGTTGCTCAAGCCGAGCGCGCCGTCGATGCCATCGGACATGGTGATCACGCTTGTGTCGGCGTTCGGAGCGTTGACGCTGCTGTATGCGTGGCTGTTGCATGAACGGTACCTGCTCGCAACCGAGCGCGACGCAGCACTGGAGGGACGGTCCTGA
- a CDS encoding uroporphyrinogen-III synthase: protein MAAQGIVFVVGAGPDLPGLLTVRGRELLATADAVVYDRRVQRKLIPGGVAGGPERYYVGSRAKGGRPSSADVAQLLVTLARQEMRVVYLVHGDPLALGSGSELVTALHDASVAFEIIPGVPVGNAVATYSGIPLLSPTMTSATIYASGRTAARGGADTDWAAIAKIGATVVVSDVTAVLPAIITGFAVAGVPGEIPAAAIVHAGRASQRVIIATLGTISDEIARAGLLRSVTVVIGWTVLLRDELAWFDNRPLFGVRVAFARSRYGSRAVADRLNELGAAVIEIPLPRITRLDLTQLREEIDRIADYEWLVFASPDAVTIFWEHLILGGKDTRSLSHAKVACVEPATAAALLDRGITVDVVQDRFDPVALTDALSERSDIPGASMLYVADDATAEPFARDLEQAGATVTSLAVYREVPNEKTYARLRRVLGEHHSSLVVAMSPAAAEEYVRAAGEHVISSVPAAAYDDATAQVLRDAGIDVAITPAKPNADLLIEAIRSKFGTARQDILS, encoded by the coding sequence GTGGCGGCGCAAGGAATAGTATTCGTTGTTGGAGCAGGCCCCGATCTTCCTGGCTTGCTCACCGTGCGAGGCAGGGAATTGCTCGCCACGGCGGACGCTGTGGTATATGACCGTCGCGTGCAGCGCAAGCTCATTCCTGGTGGTGTCGCTGGCGGTCCGGAGCGCTATTACGTGGGATCGCGCGCGAAGGGCGGTCGCCCGTCGTCCGCTGACGTGGCACAACTGCTCGTCACCCTCGCGCGTCAGGAAATGCGCGTTGTGTATCTCGTGCACGGCGACCCGCTCGCGCTCGGCAGCGGTAGCGAGCTCGTCACGGCCCTTCACGATGCGAGCGTCGCATTCGAGATCATTCCTGGCGTGCCGGTCGGAAACGCTGTCGCAACGTATTCCGGAATTCCACTGTTGTCGCCGACGATGACGTCGGCGACCATCTACGCGAGCGGTCGAACCGCCGCACGTGGCGGTGCCGATACCGATTGGGCCGCAATTGCGAAAATCGGTGCGACGGTAGTCGTAAGCGATGTAACCGCGGTTCTCCCGGCGATAATCACTGGTTTCGCAGTAGCTGGCGTTCCTGGCGAGATTCCGGCAGCCGCAATAGTTCACGCTGGCCGCGCTTCACAGCGCGTCATCATCGCGACGCTGGGCACGATCTCGGATGAGATCGCGCGCGCTGGATTGCTGCGCTCGGTGACCGTCGTGATCGGATGGACGGTGCTGTTGCGTGACGAGCTCGCGTGGTTCGACAATCGTCCGCTGTTTGGCGTGAGAGTCGCCTTCGCGAGATCACGTTACGGTTCACGCGCAGTTGCGGATCGTCTCAACGAGCTTGGTGCTGCGGTAATCGAGATCCCTCTGCCGCGCATCACACGGCTCGACCTGACTCAGCTGCGTGAGGAGATCGATCGAATCGCCGATTACGAATGGCTCGTGTTCGCCAGTCCGGACGCTGTGACCATATTCTGGGAGCATCTCATTCTCGGCGGCAAGGACACGCGATCTCTATCGCACGCTAAGGTAGCGTGTGTCGAGCCTGCCACGGCGGCCGCGTTGCTGGATCGCGGCATCACTGTCGACGTTGTCCAGGATCGCTTCGATCCCGTCGCGCTGACGGACGCGCTGTCGGAACGATCCGATATTCCGGGCGCGTCAATGCTGTATGTCGCGGATGATGCTACGGCCGAGCCGTTCGCGCGGGACCTCGAGCAAGCCGGCGCCACCGTCACATCGCTGGCGGTGTATCGCGAAGTGCCAAACGAGAAGACGTATGCGCGGTTGCGCAGAGTGCTCGGGGAGCATCACTCGAGCCTCGTGGTCGCGATGTCACCAGCGGCTGCCGAGGAGTATGTTCGCGCTGCTGGGGAGCATGTCATAAGTTCGGTTCCCGCGGCAGCGTACGACGATGCGACCGCTCAGGTCCTGCGGGATGCTGGAATCGACGTCGCGATCACGCCGGCCAAGCCGAATGCCGACTTGCTGATCGAGGCAATACGCTCGAAATTCGGTACCGCCAGACAAGACATCTTGAGTTGA
- a CDS encoding bifunctional YncE family protein/alkaline phosphatase family protein has product MASAFALALTSCRSPNASSPPSSGNAGVPEGQTVLPTGVRLDPAAASVSLGSMPLAMTLSPGGDRVVVLLNGWREQGFQIVDRASGRVVQTVSQAAAFIGVAFSPDGKTLYVSGGNQDVVYRYAWHDGTASLTDSLVLALKSPRRGGTRYPAGLAPSRDGRLLYVAENLADSLAVIDLASGHVVQRLATERYPYGVVVATNGTVYVSAWGGNTVSVFQPNGPTSLEDAGRIVVDRHPSALQLNGDGSRLFVASGSMDRISVLDTKSRKVIKRLLDPPPTGPAEGSTPNALALSTDGTRLFAAEADDNAVAVFDLSAEVAGVEAAHGADRLVGRIPVDWYPTAVYAAHDTLIVLSGKGHGTAPNPDGPNPHHPAPKGSHAYTLGQTSGSLMTLTLARADSATLAPLSARVARAQGWDARSHTGTSTMYPPFEHVIYVIKENRTYDQVLGDLPIGDGDTSLVFFPRKVTPNHHALAERFGDFDRFFTNAEVSADGHNWSTAAYATDYLEKTVASNYSGRGRSYDYEGTNRNGSGTDPDEDDASEPAHGYLWDLAQRANITLRNYGEFVVHRTVNGRSVYVGDKPLLATHTNPDYPGFDLDLMDQARMDVWLREFAGYVKSGEMPQLEIVRLPDDHTAATRAGSRTPRAFMADNDLALGRMIDALSRSPFWKNTVVFVVEDDAQNGPDHVDSHRAPAFVISAYNRGGVIHRWTNTTDVIATMSEILHTGSLSQFDFYGRPLRDIWTSKPDLTPYVAIVPGIDLNEKNTKTTVGAAASARLDLSEEDRADENSFNHILWKAIKGETAPYPGTVRVSGLEWRRAR; this is encoded by the coding sequence ATGGCCAGCGCGTTTGCGTTGGCGCTCACGTCATGTCGCTCGCCGAACGCGAGCTCTCCGCCGTCGTCGGGTAACGCCGGTGTACCGGAGGGACAGACAGTTCTTCCCACGGGGGTTCGGCTCGATCCCGCAGCCGCGTCCGTATCACTCGGCTCCATGCCCCTGGCAATGACATTATCGCCAGGGGGCGACAGAGTTGTCGTGCTGCTCAACGGATGGCGAGAGCAGGGATTTCAGATTGTCGATCGGGCTTCCGGCAGGGTCGTGCAGACCGTGTCGCAAGCGGCGGCGTTCATAGGCGTTGCGTTTTCACCTGACGGGAAGACGCTGTATGTATCGGGCGGGAATCAGGACGTGGTGTATCGCTACGCGTGGCACGATGGCACTGCGTCGTTGACTGACAGCCTGGTCCTCGCGCTCAAGTCGCCGCGGAGAGGCGGCACGCGGTATCCTGCCGGACTCGCGCCGTCACGCGACGGGCGATTGTTGTATGTAGCGGAGAACCTGGCGGACTCGTTGGCTGTGATCGACCTCGCGAGCGGGCACGTGGTGCAGCGGCTCGCGACCGAACGCTATCCCTACGGCGTTGTCGTCGCCACTAACGGCACCGTGTACGTGTCGGCCTGGGGTGGGAATACGGTGTCCGTGTTTCAGCCGAATGGCCCGACGTCGCTCGAGGACGCCGGACGCATCGTGGTCGATCGCCATCCGTCGGCGCTGCAGTTGAATGGCGATGGCTCGCGACTGTTCGTTGCGTCCGGGAGCATGGATCGCATCTCGGTACTCGACACGAAGAGCCGCAAGGTGATAAAGCGTCTGCTCGATCCGCCGCCGACCGGGCCCGCGGAGGGGAGCACACCGAATGCGCTTGCGCTTTCGACCGACGGGACGCGACTGTTCGCGGCTGAGGCGGATGACAACGCGGTTGCAGTATTCGACCTCAGTGCAGAGGTGGCTGGTGTCGAGGCGGCGCACGGTGCCGATCGGCTGGTTGGGCGCATTCCTGTCGACTGGTATCCCACCGCGGTCTATGCCGCGCACGACACGCTCATTGTGTTGAGTGGGAAGGGTCATGGCACGGCGCCCAATCCGGACGGCCCAAATCCGCATCATCCGGCGCCAAAGGGGTCACATGCATATACGCTTGGGCAGACGTCTGGATCACTGATGACACTGACGCTGGCTCGCGCCGATTCGGCAACGCTGGCACCGCTTTCGGCGCGGGTTGCACGTGCGCAGGGTTGGGATGCGAGGTCGCACACAGGCACCTCCACGATGTATCCGCCCTTCGAGCACGTGATTTACGTGATCAAGGAGAATCGCACTTACGATCAGGTGCTGGGTGATCTGCCGATCGGCGATGGAGACACCTCACTCGTGTTCTTCCCGCGGAAGGTGACGCCCAACCATCACGCGCTGGCCGAGCGATTTGGTGATTTCGATCGATTCTTCACGAACGCGGAGGTGAGCGCCGACGGCCACAACTGGTCGACTGCCGCGTACGCCACGGATTACCTGGAAAAGACAGTCGCGAGCAATTATTCGGGCCGCGGCCGTAGCTATGATTACGAAGGGACGAATCGCAATGGCTCGGGGACGGACCCTGATGAAGATGACGCGAGCGAGCCAGCGCACGGCTACCTCTGGGACCTCGCGCAGCGCGCCAACATCACGCTGCGCAACTACGGCGAGTTCGTCGTGCACCGCACCGTCAACGGTCGCTCTGTGTACGTGGGCGACAAGCCGTTGCTCGCCACGCACACCAATCCGGACTATCCAGGCTTCGATCTGGATCTCATGGATCAGGCCCGTATGGATGTCTGGCTCAGAGAATTTGCGGGATACGTGAAGAGTGGTGAGATGCCGCAGCTGGAGATCGTCCGGTTGCCCGACGACCATACCGCCGCGACCCGGGCCGGCTCCCGAACTCCGCGCGCCTTCATGGCCGACAACGATCTTGCGCTGGGCCGCATGATCGATGCGTTGTCGCGCTCTCCGTTCTGGAAGAACACCGTCGTCTTTGTCGTCGAGGATGACGCGCAGAATGGTCCGGATCACGTGGACTCGCATCGCGCGCCCGCCTTCGTAATATCTGCATACAATCGAGGCGGTGTAATTCATCGCTGGACCAACACTACCGATGTGATCGCGACGATGAGCGAGATCCTCCACACCGGATCGCTGTCGCAGTTCGATTTCTACGGTCGGCCACTGCGTGATATATGGACGTCGAAGCCCGATCTCACGCCATACGTCGCGATCGTACCAGGCATCGATCTGAACGAGAAGAATACAAAAACAACGGTCGGAGCGGCCGCGTCCGCGCGGCTCGATCTCTCCGAGGAAGACAGAGCCGACGAAAACAGCTTCAATCACATCCTCTGGAAGGCGATCAAGGGGGAAACCGCTCCCTATCCCGGAACTGTGCGCGTCTCCGGACTGGAATGGCGGCGGGCCCGATAG
- a CDS encoding efflux RND transporter periplasmic adaptor subunit, which translates to MMDRRLLLALGALWALSACGKSDNAGEADVTPVVTVETAQVTTAAFTPMVRAVGTVVSSPTGYAELSAPAPSRIARVLVTAGQNVKSGEALIELDAATLRAASAGADAALAAAQSAYDRASQLAQQGIVPRKTVDQASADLAQAKAAAVGAHRTYALSTLRSPISGVVTKMNAVTGASADPAQVLVAIADPSALQVLLQLSPVDAGSVRRGAAVSFADSDIPSATPVARGSVIAVGAAIDSATRAVPVRVHVASSTRPLRLGETLSGKIAVTGSTSALSIPSDALVPDSTGFKVYVVKQGIAYATPVEIGTRGDSLVQITKGLVVGQTVVTTGAYGLEDSSKVTVPRR; encoded by the coding sequence ATGATGGATCGTCGACTGCTGCTCGCACTCGGAGCGCTGTGGGCGCTTTCCGCATGCGGCAAGTCTGATAACGCCGGTGAAGCCGATGTGACTCCGGTTGTCACTGTCGAGACGGCGCAGGTAACGACGGCTGCGTTCACTCCGATGGTTCGGGCCGTTGGCACAGTCGTATCCAGCCCGACTGGATACGCCGAGCTGAGTGCGCCGGCTCCATCGCGCATTGCGCGCGTACTGGTGACGGCCGGACAGAATGTGAAGTCCGGTGAAGCACTGATCGAACTCGATGCTGCCACGTTACGGGCGGCCTCCGCCGGCGCTGACGCAGCGCTGGCCGCGGCGCAGAGCGCTTATGATCGCGCTTCGCAGCTTGCGCAACAGGGAATCGTGCCACGCAAGACGGTTGATCAGGCTAGCGCCGACCTCGCTCAGGCGAAAGCTGCCGCGGTCGGTGCGCATCGCACGTATGCGCTATCCACGCTGCGGTCGCCGATCTCCGGCGTGGTCACGAAGATGAATGCGGTCACCGGTGCGTCCGCGGATCCGGCCCAGGTACTAGTGGCAATCGCAGATCCCAGCGCGCTGCAGGTTCTCCTGCAACTCTCGCCTGTGGATGCGGGATCGGTACGCCGAGGCGCCGCTGTCAGCTTCGCGGATAGCGACATCCCTTCGGCCACACCGGTGGCCCGCGGTTCCGTGATCGCGGTGGGCGCGGCGATCGACTCAGCCACGCGCGCCGTGCCGGTCAGAGTACACGTTGCATCATCGACACGCCCGCTCAGGCTCGGTGAAACGCTTTCCGGAAAGATCGCAGTCACCGGTTCCACGAGCGCGCTGTCGATTCCGTCCGACGCACTTGTTCCTGATAGCACCGGGTTCAAGGTTTACGTAGTGAAACAGGGGATCGCATATGCGACGCCGGTCGAAATCGGCACGCGCGGCGACTCGCTCGTGCAGATCACCAAGGGACTCGTCGTGGGTCAGACGGTCGTGACTACCGGCGCGTACGGCCTCGAAGACAGCAGTAAAGTCACTGTCCCCAGGCGATAG
- a CDS encoding inorganic diphosphatase, whose translation MHSWHDLPPGSNPPVQVTAVVEIPTGSRNKYELDKDTGLFRLDRVLYSAVSYPGEYGLIPRTLHEDGDPLDVLVQVDQPTFTGCLIDVRPIGVLKMLDRGEPDDKIFAVPWHDPRYEEYYDIARFPQAYLKEIEHFFLIYKDLEGRRVEIKGWEGSESAKQVIVDSIARYDAKYMHVGP comes from the coding sequence ATTCATTCATGGCACGATCTCCCGCCCGGAAGCAATCCTCCCGTGCAGGTCACCGCGGTCGTAGAAATCCCCACTGGCAGCCGCAACAAGTACGAGCTCGACAAGGACACCGGACTCTTCCGTCTCGATCGCGTCCTGTACTCGGCGGTTTCCTATCCCGGTGAATACGGTCTGATCCCGCGAACGCTTCACGAGGATGGCGATCCGCTGGACGTTCTCGTTCAGGTCGATCAGCCGACCTTTACGGGATGCCTCATCGATGTCCGGCCAATCGGCGTTCTGAAGATGCTGGATCGCGGCGAGCCGGATGACAAGATATTTGCCGTGCCGTGGCATGACCCCCGTTACGAGGAGTACTACGACATCGCGCGCTTCCCTCAGGCGTATCTGAAGGAGATCGAGCATTTCTTTCTCATCTACAAGGATCTCGAAGGCCGTCGCGTCGAGATCAAGGGATGGGAGGGAAGCGAGTCGGCAAAGCAGGTGATCGTCGATTCCATCGCGCGGTATGACGCAAAGTACATGCACGTCGGACCCTAG